Within the Deinococcus peraridilitoris DSM 19664 genome, the region CGATCAGGAATCGACAGCCTGATAATGGACGGTGAAAGTTGGTGCGAGATCCTGGCGGTGCGCGATGCACGCCGGAGAGTCAGCGCCGCCCTGCGCTACGCAGCGCACTGGGCCTGGCACCGAAATGACGCCGCGGCCTCCCTGAATGCGTTCACGCCCGAGGAGCTGGCGGACATCAAGCAGCGAGCCGTGGATTTCGCTGCCCGCACTCAGGGAGGCCGACAGGACGTGGGCCACGACCACGACCGACGGTGTGGCCTTCATCTGACGTTTCGCTTCTTGAGGGAAGGCGGTGGAGTTCCGCTGAGGCCCCTGAAGGTAAAGCCTGGCCCATCCGCGCGTATTCAGAAGAGGCGGCCCTGTTTGCACTCATGGGGATGACGAGGGTTCGGCGAATCTCGTCCAGGCGGTCATGATGAACTGGAAGGACCGCTGGGCATCGTGTTGGAGGCTTCTGCCGGCTCCCGAACAGGACGGCACACGGGGAGCCGCCTCTCCTGTCGTCACGGGTAACCTCCAGCCCGGTGCTGACGGATCAAAGATCCACGGGGCCAGGGGCACGACGGGTCGCAACGCCAGGACCGCGCCGATCATTCCGGCCAGCGCGGACAGGACCACAGTGAGGGGATCGTACGCGACGGGCGTGGGGAGTTTGAGGGCGAGCATGCCGGTGAAGTGCATCGACCAGATGCCGACCGCCATGACGATGGGGCTGAAGAGCAGGTGTGGGACCAGCAGACGCAGGAGGTTGGGCTGCACGCGGGCGGCGACGCTGAGCGTGGCGCAGGATGCCAGGCAAGCGATGAGGATGGAGAGCAGGACGAGCTGCGGATCGTCCTGACCCGTTACGGGGTGCATCAGGCTGAGCCGATCACAACCTCAGACCAGGAGAGGTTGGGTCGGCTGTCCTGGATGCCGTGGCCGGTTCGCCTGCACCGCAGCCGCTGGGGTGTTTGAGTTCCTCGTGTGCTGGCTGCTCACGCTTGTGTCCCTTTCGGCAGCGACAGGTGGAACACTGCACCGTGCCCGGGAGTGCTCTCTGCCCAGATACGCCCGCCGTGCCGTTCCACAATGCGCTTCGCCGTCGCGAGGCCGATGCCGGTCCCTTCAAACGTGCTTGCCTGGTGCAGGCGCGAGAACATCCCAAACAGCTTGTCCGCGTGCCTGGGGTCAAACCCCACCCCGTTGTCCTGCACTGTCAGCACCACCTCGCCCGGCGCTTCCTCAGCAGTGACGGAAACAACGGGTGTGTCTCGTTCAGCGCTGTACTTCACCGCGTTGCTGAGCAGGTTCACCAGCACCTGGCGCAGCAGCACCGGATCACCCCGCACAACTGGCAGGGACTCCACGCGCCACTGCACGCGCTGTGCCGTGACTCCCAGATGCAGATCCTCACGGGCGTCGTCCAGCAGGACATGCAGGTTCACGTCCTGCACTTGCAGCGGCTGGCGGGACGTGCGAGCAAACGACAACAGCGCGTCCGTCAGCACGTTCATGCGCGCCGCGGACGACTCGATCACGCCCAACGGCTTGAGCGCCCGTTCCGGCAGGTCCTCACCCAGCACGCGGCGCAGCACGGCACTGAAACTGATGATGTGCCGCAGGGGCGCGCGCAGGTCATGCGAGACGGTGGACGTGAACGCGTCGAGCTCCTCGTTCGCGCGGAGCAGTTGCTCGTTCAGCACCCGCTGCGCTTCCGCCAGTTCACGCGCACTCCGCAGGTCGTACTGGATGTGCAAGGCCTGCACTCGCCGGTCCTGCTCTTCGTTGAACAGTTCACGTTCCAAGGTGCGGGCGCGCTTGAGGTGATCAAACGCGGCTGCCAGGTTTCCCGGCTGATGGTGTGCGCTCACCAGCAGGTCATGCACTTCCAGTTCCTCCGCCTTGAGTCCCGCGCGGACCGCCAGTGCCAGAGCGCGCTCCAGCTGCTCGACCGCGCCTCCAGGCCCCAGGGTGGCGGCGTGATGCATCAGCAGTTTCACCTCTGCCAGGGGATGGTTCACGGTTGACGCGATGCTCAGGCCCTGCTCGAACACACCGCGGGCGAGTTCTTCCTCTCCTTGTTCCTGCTGAATGAGGCCGAGGCTGTCGAGGGCCAGCATTTCCGTTTGCCGGTCGCTGGCCTGCCGCGCGAGCATCAACGCCTCCTGGAGGAGTGGCTGGGCCTGCTCGCCTCGTCGGTGTCTTCGGAGGGTTTCGGCCATGTTGTGCACGAACGTCGCGATCAGCGGGTGTTCCTGCCCTGAGCGGGCGAGCTCCAGTGTCTGCTGGTGGAAGTGCATCGCCCGGTCGAACTGTCCGAGCTGACGGTACTGGGAGGAGATGTTGTTCAGGGTAATTGGAACATCCCGGTCGTGCTCGTCGTACATCTGCAACGCTTCGAACAAATGCTCGAGCGCCGTCGCATAATCGCCGAGTTCATCCGCGATGATGCCGAGGTTGTTCAGGCACGACGCCAGGCAGGCGCGGTTGTTCGTCTCACGGCTGAGCGCCGCGGCGGCTTGCAGGTACTCGGTGGCCGGGACGTACTGGCTTTGCACGCCGTGAATGTTCCCCAGCAGACGCAGGCTCCACGCTTCGTGCTCCGCGTCTCCCAGCCGCCGGAAGCGCGTGAGGGCGTCGCTCGCGTGTTGCATGGCGCTGTCATGCCGGGAGAGGCGCCATTCCAGGGTTGCGAGACGCAGGGCGGCCTGGGCACCGCGTGGTTCGTCGAGCAGTTGATCCGCAAGGGTGAGGGCTTGGTGGGCCAGAAGAGCGGCCTGCTCACGTTCGTTCAGCGCGAGCTTTTCCGACAGCGCCAGAAGCGCGTCGACCTGAGCGGCGTCCCCAGTTGGTGGCTGGTCGGTGTGATGGTGGGGTTCAGACATCCGGCAAGTCCTATCTGTGTTACCGTACCAGACGACGCAGCTCATGACTACGTCAGGTACCTGTGAAGGCGAGGAATGCAGTCGGTGACCGCCTGCGGTTGTGTCCGGTACGGGTCGAGCTCCCATCCCCTCCTCGACTGACGCGCTCCTAGAGCGTTTGTCCATTCCACCCTTGGAGGAAGACACGCCATCAATTCCACTGTCTTGGGCAGAACGGACGCGCGCAAGCCCTCAAACCGCTTTGAGGGCTGTCCTGCGCAAGACCCCCTGAAGGACGCCTGCCCGCGTCTTGGCCAGAACGGACTCGCATGAGCAAGCCTGGCCGCTTGGGCAGAACGGCGCCCTGAAGGACGCCTGCCCGCGTCCAAACGCTCCTGGTCAAGGTCACTCGCTCCCCGCGCTGACAGCGTGCCCAAAAGCGGTTTCGGGCACTGCGCGCTCTCCGCTCGGTCAAAGACATTGATCAAAAACCGATCCATGTCTTTGACAGCCGCTTTAATCAGCAGGTGCCCAGTGAGCGCCGCAGCGTCTCCCGGACCTCAGGCACGAACGCTTCGACGCTCCTAGTTCAGCAGCTGATGAAGGCGTTCGGAGACAAACGCCCTGAGCATGGCCAGGATCACGTCGTACTCCAGCCCATCAGCTCCCCATCAGCGCACCGCTCAGCCGTCATCGCCTCGTCATGCTCCGAGCGCACCGCCAGCAAATGCTCGGGCATCTTGTCCCAGCACAGCTCCACGTCCACGCTCCAGCACGGTTTACCCTCGTATCGTTCGCGCTCAGCTACCCTCGTGCCCCTGCCCGGCAGGCCGCGCCTCCCTCCGGGCTTACACTCCTGATTCTCCTGGCGGTTCTTGCACAACACCCGCCCGACTACGTGTTCGCCTATCGGTGCAGGACGTCGGAGCCGACGGGGCGGTCGGTGACGATGGTCTGCATCAGGACTCCTGGGGATGGGGGTAGCGAAGACCGGCTCGCCGGGTCATGCGGTGGGGCGAGCCCGGTGCGCGGCGAGCAGGAAAATGGTGGCGAGGACGGCGAAGGCCGTGATGATGCCGGCGACCGGCAGGAGTGCGCTCCCGGCGAGCACGCCGACGAGTGCGCCGGCGAGTCCCCCGACGGTGGACTGCAGGGTGCCTTGCAGAGCGGCGGCGCTCCCCATGCGCTCTTTCACGTTGCTGAAGGCCAGGGCCGCGATGTTGGGGAAGATGAAGCCGAATGTGGCAAGCAACAAGAACAGCAGCAGCGTGAGGGTGGGAACGCTCGCCGCTCCACTGAGGACGACGGCAAGCAGCAGCCCGGCCAGCACCACGGCGGCAAGGATCGCGCTGCGCGCGATGGCAAAGAGGCTGAAGTGGCGCAGCAGGACGCGGTTGATTTGCGAGGCGATGATGAGCCCGGCAGCGTTCACGCCGAAAAGCACGGCGAATACACCGGGCGTGACGTCAAGCGTGTCGATGTACATGAACGACGACCCGGTGAGGTACGCGAAGAGCATGCCGGCCGTGCAGGCGCCCGTGAGGATGTACAGCAGGAACGGAGTGTTGCGCAGCAGGCTGAGGTAGTTTGTGGCGGCGTCCCGCAGTCGGGTCTGCGCGCGCTCCTGCGCGGAGGACGTTTCGGGCAGGCGGGTGACGATGATGGTGATCAGCACCCCGAAAATGGCCAGGAGCCAGAACAGACCGTGCCAGCCGATCTGCGTGAGCAGCAAGCCGCCGAGGGAGGGGGCGAGAATGGGGGCGGCGCCCATGATCAGCATCAAGATGCTCAGGCGGTCAGCGAGGGCCTTGCCACTCCACAAATCGCGAACGATGGTGGCGGTGATGACAGCAGCGGCGGACGCGCCGAGGGCTTGCAGGAAACGCCCGGCGAGGAGGACGGTCATGCTGGGGGCGAGGGCACAGAGGACGGAACTGAGTACGTAGACGGCCAATCCGAGGAGCAGCGGGGGTTTACGGCCGTACTTGTCGGTGACGGGACCGTAGACGATCTGACCGAGGGCGACGCCGAGCATGAACACCGCGAGGGTGGCTTGGGCGGCGCCGGAGGTGACGTTCAGATCACGGGCAATGGTGGGGAGCCCGGGAAGGTACAGGTCGATGCTGAGGGGCATGAGGGCTTGCAGAGCGCCGAGGATCAGGGTGAGCAGCGCAGAGCTGAGCGGGAGGGCCGTGCGGGTGGTCAGGCTCATGGTTGGGTCCTTCAGGGGTGAGAGTGGTAGGGACAGTTCCTGCTCAGGGCCAAATTGCGAAGCGTGTTACATACCATGCTCCAACGTGCCCGCTTGCCCATGGAACAGGCGTTCAGGGGTTCGGAAGCGTCAGCGCGTGGCGAGCTGCTCGCCTGGAGGGTCCAGCACTCAAACTGACACTCGGGGGAGGCATGAGCAAAGGCGAGTTGGTGTGGCGGGAGGCGACGCACGGACGAGGTATGCAGGAACGGCGCACCGGCAGGATTCATCATGCCACACACGTCTGACAGCGCCACGAATGCGATGAACCTGGCAGTCGCCAGGGCGTACGGCTCCAAGATGCATCCGTCCATCCGGGATAAGTCAGACGCACGCAATTCGCCCACGCTGTCCTGAAACGCCACGAGCGCCTGCTCCAGTTCCGGGCTGAATGTCGCGTCCTCCAGATCGTCCAACGGGAGCAGGCCCATCACATCATCGTTGGCGTCCGCCAAGTCACCTTGCGAGTCTTCAGTCACGTCAGGCCAGGCTGGCGTTGGTGTCTCGGGAGGCTGCTCGATGGTGAGGGCGTGTATCTGGGTGTATCTGGTCATGCCTCCACTGTCAGCTGACTTAACGGAATGCACGGACGTTTTTTGATGAGAGCCGTTCGGGACCCGTTGTCCGCGTTTCTCGTTCGATTGCCGCTGAACAGGGCAGGAACGCGTAGCAACTGGTGGTTGGAAGCGGGCAGAGTGACGACCTGACGTGGCACGGGTTGTGCAGGGAAAGTCCAGGCGCGTCCTCGCCTGGTGGCGCGGGGGATATGGTGTGGCGCGACGGCAGCGGCGCACCGGACGGGTACATGAAGCGCAAGTAGGGTCGGCGGGCGTACGCCGACGAGGGCAAGCCGGTGAATGGCTGTCTGCACCTCATTCCCGTCGTGTTCCTGACGTTCAGGCGTCCCCGGCCGCGCGCAGGGTGAAGTGAAACGTGCTGCCCACCCCGACCTTTGATGTCGCCCAGAGGCGCCCACCGTGCCGCTCCACGATCTTCTGGCAGATGCCCAGCCCGAGCCCCGTCCCCTCGAACTTCTCACGGGTGTGCAGACGCCTGAACAGCTCGAAGATCTGATCCAGGTACTGCTCGTCGATACCGATGCCGTTGTCCGACACGCTGAACTGCCACCACTCACCGTCCCGCACGGCGTTCACACGCACTTCAGGCGTGACACCCGCACGCGAGAACTTGACGGCGTTTCCCAACAGATTCTGGAAGAGTTGTGCGAGCTGCGGTCCATCCCCCAGTACCACCCCGAGCTCACCCCACGTGACGTGCGCCTGCGTCTCGGTCAGGCGACGCTCCAGGCGCGCCAGCGCTTCTGACAGCGGCGCCCGCACGTCCACGGACCGCAGCGGCACCCGGTCCCCGCTGATGCGTGAGTACGTCAGCAGGTCATCGACCAGAGCCTTCATGCGTTCGGTGCCTTTGAGGGTCATGTCGAGAAACAGCTGCCCGCGCTCATCGAGCGTCGCACCGTACCGTTGCTTGAGCAGCCCCGTGAAGCTCGACACGGTCCGGATCGGTTCAATCAGGTCATGGGACGTGATGTACGCGAACCGCTCGAGCTCGGTGTTGCTGCGCTCCAGTTCCGCGTTGGTCCGCATCAGGTCCGCCGTGCGTTCCTGCACGCGCCACTCGAGCGCTTCGGTCACCTCACGCAAGCGCGCCTCGGTTCGCTTTCGTTCGGTGATGTCGATGACCGTGCCGATGAATCGCAGGGCGCGGTCGTCTTCGAAGAACACCCGGCCTTTGGCGGCGATCCAGCGTTCCACGCCATCCTCAAGGCCGATGGTGCGGTACTCGATGTCGTACTCGCCCGGCCCGCCCACCTCCAGCGCGGTTGCCACGGCCGCTTCGACGCGCGAGCGGTCCTCGGGATGCAATCCGGCGAGGAACGCCGTCTCGAACGTCACTTCCGCCTCCGGCGACAGCCCGAACAGCGCCTTGGTGCGCGTGTCCCAGCGCAGCACGTCACGCAGCAGGTCGTAATCCCAGGTGCCGATCGCTGCTGCCTCCGTCGCGATACGCAGGCGGTCCTCGCTTTCACGAAGTGCGGATTCCGCGGCCTGGCGTTCGGTCAGGTCCTGCATCGCGCCGATCATCCGCACGGCGCGGTCCTGCGCGTCCCGCAAGACCGCGCCGCGATCGTGCACCTCGGCGTACGAGCCGTCCGCGCGCCGAAAGCGGTACTCGTCCGACCACGTTTCGCCCGCGCCGCCGATGACGGCTTGAATGCCTGCCACGACCCGCTCGCGGTCGTCCGGGTGGATGTTCGCCTTCCACCATGCCCCCGACGAGCCGACCTCATGTGACGAATAACCAAAGCGGAACTGCACCGCCTCGTTCCAGAGGATGTGGCCGCACGAGAGATCCCAATCCCAGATCGTGTCATTCGTGGCGTGGACTGCCAGCCGGTACCGCTGTTCGCTTTCGCGCAAGGCGGCAAGGGCCGCGCGGCGTTCCTCGGCGTCGAGCAGCACGCCGGGAAAGGACAGCGGCGAGCCGTCCGCAGCTTTGTCAACGCGGCCATTCGCTTCGATCCAGTAGTAGCGCCCATCGTGCCGCCGCACGCGGTACTGGTGGGCGTACGGCCCACCGCGCGTGATGGCCGCGTCGATCGCTGCGATGAGTTCAGGCCGGTCGTCCGGGTGGACGGTCGCGATGACCTGCTCGAGGCTGAGACCTTCGCGCCCAAGGGCCGAGTCGAGCCCGAAATTCACCGCGAAGCCCTCGTCGACGGTGAAGCGGTCACTTGGGAGGTCCCAGAACCACGTGCCGAGAATCGCGCCAGCTGACAAGGCGAGCTGCACGCGCTCAGCGTTTTCCTGGACCGTCCTTTCAGCGCGGATCTGTTTGGTCACGTCCTGCTCCGCAACCACGCCACCGATAATGGTGCCTTCGGCATCACGGATCGGCGCGGCGTTGTTGAGGTAGTAGCGTCGCTCGTGCAGCGTGGCCCGCTCGCCTGGTGGTCTGGTGTCACCGAAGGGTTGAAACTCCACGAGTTCACTTCGCACGATCTCACCGTGCAGCAGTGCGCGGGTCATCGCCCAGTCAGCCGCGCTGAGGCGATCGC harbors:
- a CDS encoding multidrug effflux MFS transporter, which codes for MSLTTRTALPLSSALLTLILGALQALMPLSIDLYLPGLPTIARDLNVTSGAAQATLAVFMLGVALGQIVYGPVTDKYGRKPPLLLGLAVYVLSSVLCALAPSMTVLLAGRFLQALGASAAAVITATIVRDLWSGKALADRLSILMLIMGAAPILAPSLGGLLLTQIGWHGLFWLLAIFGVLITIIVTRLPETSSAQERAQTRLRDAATNYLSLLRNTPFLLYILTGACTAGMLFAYLTGSSFMYIDTLDVTPGVFAVLFGVNAAGLIIASQINRVLLRHFSLFAIARSAILAAVVLAGLLLAVVLSGAASVPTLTLLLFLLLATFGFIFPNIAALAFSNVKERMGSAAALQGTLQSTVGGLAGALVGVLAGSALLPVAGIITAFAVLATIFLLAAHRARPTA
- a CDS encoding MHYT domain-containing protein; its protein translation is MHPVTGQDDPQLVLLSILIACLASCATLSVAARVQPNLLRLLVPHLLFSPIVMAVGIWSMHFTGMLALKLPTPVAYDPLTVVLSALAGMIGAVLALRPVVPLAPWIFDPSAPGWRLPVTTGEAAPRVPSCSGAGRSLQHDAQRSFQFIMTAWTRFAEPSSSP
- a CDS encoding PAS domain S-box protein, yielding MPDQPTAQPSFLLLDALPLPAYVSDANGAALFVNRALTLHSGVSTEELLGYGFAELIHPDDREHALTLWAREWHDGKPTQHELRLRTKNGTYHWHCVQSQPTFDRERLAYIVGTLHDIHALKDAEARVTLLHLVTARLSHAQDVPDVLKVLPDCARALHAPCATITLLKDDGLHLVGAFGYPEACLGVFRVLPHDADVPAADVLLTGQPLILPFEAFAARYPHLVSPQPPPARTLVLIPLRADGHVRGVLTVGYLEQHDVSEAERTFLLTLADVLAGTLHRVQLDVTSLETEVEHYRAVFEQAAVGVARVAFEGARFLEVNDALCRITGYLRDELLTTPWTEITHPDDVDLDLVPFRRMAAGELETYTVEKRFMHKHGHTVWTRLTLSLVRDARGRPNYEICVVEDISESKATEAQLRASEALLSAMLDALPVGVTIADATGRLLRDNTAHRELWGVPPETTRWEQYGDWVGWNPDTGDRLSAADWAMTRALLHGEIVRSELVEFQPFGDTRPPGERATLHERRYYLNNAAPIRDAEGTIIGGVVAEQDVTKQIRAERTVQENAERVQLALSAGAILGTWFWDLPSDRFTVDEGFAVNFGLDSALGREGLSLEQVIATVHPDDRPELIAAIDAAITRGGPYAHQYRVRRHDGRYYWIEANGRVDKAADGSPLSFPGVLLDAEERRAALAALRESEQRYRLAVHATNDTIWDWDLSCGHILWNEAVQFRFGYSSHEVGSSGAWWKANIHPDDRERVVAGIQAVIGGAGETWSDEYRFRRADGSYAEVHDRGAVLRDAQDRAVRMIGAMQDLTERQAAESALRESEDRLRIATEAAAIGTWDYDLLRDVLRWDTRTKALFGLSPEAEVTFETAFLAGLHPEDRSRVEAAVATALEVGGPGEYDIEYRTIGLEDGVERWIAAKGRVFFEDDRALRFIGTVIDITERKRTEARLREVTEALEWRVQERTADLMRTNAELERSNTELERFAYITSHDLIEPIRTVSSFTGLLKQRYGATLDERGQLFLDMTLKGTERMKALVDDLLTYSRISGDRVPLRSVDVRAPLSEALARLERRLTETQAHVTWGELGVVLGDGPQLAQLFQNLLGNAVKFSRAGVTPEVRVNAVRDGEWWQFSVSDNGIGIDEQYLDQIFELFRRLHTREKFEGTGLGLGICQKIVERHGGRLWATSKVGVGSTFHFTLRAAGDA
- a CDS encoding ATP-binding protein, whose protein sequence is MSEPHHHTDQPPTGDAAQVDALLALSEKLALNEREQAALLAHQALTLADQLLDEPRGAQAALRLATLEWRLSRHDSAMQHASDALTRFRRLGDAEHEAWSLRLLGNIHGVQSQYVPATEYLQAAAALSRETNNRACLASCLNNLGIIADELGDYATALEHLFEALQMYDEHDRDVPITLNNISSQYRQLGQFDRAMHFHQQTLELARSGQEHPLIATFVHNMAETLRRHRRGEQAQPLLQEALMLARQASDRQTEMLALDSLGLIQQEQGEEELARGVFEQGLSIASTVNHPLAEVKLLMHHAATLGPGGAVEQLERALALAVRAGLKAEELEVHDLLVSAHHQPGNLAAAFDHLKRARTLERELFNEEQDRRVQALHIQYDLRSARELAEAQRVLNEQLLRANEELDAFTSTVSHDLRAPLRHIISFSAVLRRVLGEDLPERALKPLGVIESSAARMNVLTDALLSFARTSRQPLQVQDVNLHVLLDDAREDLHLGVTAQRVQWRVESLPVVRGDPVLLRQVLVNLLSNAVKYSAERDTPVVSVTAEEAPGEVVLTVQDNGVGFDPRHADKLFGMFSRLHQASTFEGTGIGLATAKRIVERHGGRIWAESTPGHGAVFHLSLPKGTQA